From Caretta caretta isolate rCarCar2 chromosome 14, rCarCar1.hap1, whole genome shotgun sequence, the proteins below share one genomic window:
- the LOC142069046 gene encoding uncharacterized protein LOC142069046 isoform X1: MQSSSAQVTMMESQNRKRAPAWTEREVRDLIAVWGEESVLSELRSSFRNAKTFVKISQGMKDRGHNRDPKQCHVKLKELRQAYQKTREANGHSGSEPQTCRFYDELHAILGGSATTTPAVLFDSFNGDGGNMEAGFGDEEDDDEVVDSSQQASGETGFPDSQELFLTLDLEPVPPEPTRGCLLDPAGGEGTSAACVSMITGSSPSQRLVKLRKKKERTRDEMFSELMLSSHTDRAQMNAWRQIMSECRKAQNDREERWQAEERAEAQCGGSMMRGGRIQC; encoded by the exons atgcagagctcatcagcacaggtgaccatgatggagtcccagaatcgcaaaagagctccagcatggaccgaacgggaggtacgggatctgatcgctgtttggggagaggaatctgtgctatcagaactccgttccagttttcgaaatgccaaaacctttgtcaaaatctcccagggcatgaaggacagaggccataacagggacccaaagcagtgccacgtgaaactgaaggagctgaggcaagcctaccagaaaaccagagaggcgaacggccactccgggtcagagccccaaacatgccgcttctatgatgagctgcatgccattttagggggttcagccaccactaccccagccgtgttgtttgactccttcaatggagatggaggcaatatggaagcaggttttggggacgaagaagatgatgatgaggttgtagatagctcacagcaagcaagcggagaaaccggttttcccgacagccaggaactgtttctcaccctggacctggagccagtaccccccgaacccacccgaggctgcctcctggacccagcaggcggagaagggacctctg ctgcatgtgtttcaatgatcacaggatcttctccttcccagagactagtgaagcttagaaagaaaaaagaacgcactcgcgatgaaatgttctccgagctcatgctgtcctcccacactgacagagcacagatgaatgcgtggaggcaaataatgtcagagtgcaggaaagcacaaaatgaccgggaggagaggtggcaggctgaagagagggctgaagctcaatgtggcggcagcatgatgagaggaggcaggattcaatgctga
- the LOC142069046 gene encoding uncharacterized protein LOC142069046 isoform X2 has product MKDRGHNRDPKQCHVKLKELRQAYQKTREANGHSGSEPQTCRFYDELHAILGGSATTTPAVLFDSFNGDGGNMEAGFGDEEDDDEVVDSSQQASGETGFPDSQELFLTLDLEPVPPEPTRGCLLDPAGGEGTSAACVSMITGSSPSQRLVKLRKKKERTRDEMFSELMLSSHTDRAQMNAWRQIMSECRKAQNDREERWQAEERAEAQCGGSMMRGGRIQC; this is encoded by the exons atgaaggacagaggccataacagggacccaaagcagtgccacgtgaaactgaaggagctgaggcaagcctaccagaaaaccagagaggcgaacggccactccgggtcagagccccaaacatgccgcttctatgatgagctgcatgccattttagggggttcagccaccactaccccagccgtgttgtttgactccttcaatggagatggaggcaatatggaagcaggttttggggacgaagaagatgatgatgaggttgtagatagctcacagcaagcaagcggagaaaccggttttcccgacagccaggaactgtttctcaccctggacctggagccagtaccccccgaacccacccgaggctgcctcctggacccagcaggcggagaagggacctctg ctgcatgtgtttcaatgatcacaggatcttctccttcccagagactagtgaagcttagaaagaaaaaagaacgcactcgcgatgaaatgttctccgagctcatgctgtcctcccacactgacagagcacagatgaatgcgtggaggcaaataatgtcagagtgcaggaaagcacaaaatgaccgggaggagaggtggcaggctgaagagagggctgaagctcaatgtggcggcagcatgatgagaggaggcaggattcaatgctga